From a region of the Osmia lignaria lignaria isolate PbOS001 chromosome 1, iyOsmLign1, whole genome shotgun sequence genome:
- the LOC117606267 gene encoding uncharacterized protein LOC117606267, producing MKKTKDVSDEDEYSADDPEEVEGASEEEWTPEAGAESGAKKRPQRESAKKRQHSEEEEEEEEEEDEEEDDEEDEESDSDSGKKPKRKRRSKKEEDEKEDEDEEDSDDNSFNESSGETPKDFTSGAFVVAKGDIGGNTEPTLWRIDGKALLQKFLPFKEDGKTLYKSTSTYSGWSVNNKDKYLAAQVTFKVQSRTETIVELHLDQQQQSEVVKDEKED from the exons ATGAAGAAAACTAAGGACGTGTCGGACGAGGATGAATATTCTGCGGATGATCCAGAAGAGGTAGAAGGAGCTTCTGAGGAAGAGTGGACTCCTGAGGCCGGAGCCGAA AGCGGCGCTAAGAAAAGACCTCAAAGAGAATCTGCTAAAAAACGACAACAttcggaagaagaagaggaggaggaagaagaggaggatgaagaggaagatgacgaagaagatgaagaatctGATTCTGATTCAGGGAAAAAGCCCAAAAGAAAAAGGCGatcaaagaaagaagaagatgaaaaagaagacgaagatgaagaagattCTGATGATAACAGCTTTAACGAATCATCGGGAGAAACTCCAAAAGATTTTACT TCTGGCGCGTTCGTTGTTGCAAAAGGAGACATTGGAGGTAATACAGAACCAACATTGTGGAGGATAGATGGGAAAGCGTTGCTTCAAAAGTTTTTACCCTTTAAGGAAGATGGAAAAACATTGTACAAAAGCACATCTACA tACTCTGGTTGGTCAGTGAATAACAAAGATAAATACTTGGCTGCACAAGTAACTTTCAAAGTGCAAAGTAGAACAGAAACAATTGTTGAACTTCATCTTGATCAACAACAACAATCAGAAGTTGTAAA ggACGAAAAAGAAGACTAA
- the LOC117606244 gene encoding dipeptidase 1, whose translation MFELYGMDKDGMVYRSPPPRRKEVDILETCLQLSSPELMRKLPNGDAIHHAKETSVSTCLDKDKDPAKERGRSMLRKWIVMTGFFFLGCALVAGIGLPLALELRSSHLLEARLQVVRRMLSEIPLIDGHNDFAWNLRKHRGNTKLKDFPFDENLSENASWGSEWQTDLVRLQQGIVGGQFWSVYVPCEAQFLDAVQLTLEQIDVVRRLASRYPKRIRLVRNSTELEKAHKDGVIGSLVGIEGGHSIGTSMAVLRSFHRLGARYMTLTYKCNTPWADSCSVEDPNSDVSLDFHSNGLSLFGKAVVKELNRLGMLVDLSHVSIRTMRDALAVTKAPVIFSHSAARALCNSSSNVPDDMLRNLSVNGGLVMVSFDSGHLSCGDKASMYDIIAHINHIRRIAGVNHVGLGAGYDGILSPPVELPDVSSYPLLLAELTRDRRWSASDIKKLVGGNLLRVLKEVENHAVTVSHHSPAEELISQQLIEDTAYCRYHDE comes from the exons atgTTTGAACTTTATGGAATGGATAAAGACGGTATGGTTTACCGATCTCCACCACCGAGAAGAAAAGAAGTCGATATATTAGAG ACTTGTTTGCAACTATCGTCTCCAGAATTAATGAGAAAATTGCCTAACGGTGATGCGATACACCATGCAAAGGAAACCAGCGTTTCTACTTGTTTGGATAAGGATAAAGATCCAGCTAAAGAAAGGG GACGGAGTATGTTGAGGAAGTGGATAGTGATGACGGGTTTCTTTTTCCTTGGATGTGCCTTGGTCGCCGGTATAGGATTACCTTTAGCTTTAGAGTTACGCAGCTCGCATTTATTAGAAGCTAGACTTCAAGTTGTACGACGAATGCTGTCCGAAATTCCTCTGATCGATGG GCACAATGATTTTGCTTGGAACCTTCGAAAGCATCGAGGAAACACAAAGTTGAAAGACTTTCCGTTTGACGAGAATTTGTCAGAAAATGCGAGTTGGGGCTCGGAATGGCAAACCGATTTGGTACGATTACAGCAGGGTATCGTCGGTGGACAATTTTGGTCGGTTTACGTTCCTTGCGAGGCACAATTTCTCGACGCGGTGCAGCTTACCCTAGAACAGATAGACGTGGTGCGTAGACTGGCGTCGAGGTATCCAAAGAGAATAAGGCTGGTGAGAAACAGCACGGAGCTGGAAAAAGCGCACAAGGATGGCGTGATAGGGAGTTTGGTGGGAATCGAAGGTGGCCACAGTATCGGTACGTCGATGGCGGTGTTGAGAAGTTTCCATCGGCTCGGGGCACGTTACATGACTCTGACGTACAAATGTAATACTCCGTG GGCAGATTCGTGCTCCGTAGAAGATCCGAATTCCGATGTGTCGTTAGATTTTCACAGCAACGGACTGTCGTTGTTCGGCAAAGCGGTGGTTAAAGAACTAAATCGATTGGGAATGCTGGTCGATTTGTCGCACGTGTCGATCAGGACGATGAGGGATGCCTTGGCAGTAACGAAAGCACCGGTGATATTCTCTCACAGCGCGGCTAGAGCGCTTTGCAATTCGTCCAGCAACGTTCCGGACGATATGCTGCGTAACTTG TCGGTGAACGGTGGTCTGGTTATGGTCAGCTTCGATAGCGGGCATTTAAGCTGCGGTGATAAAGCCTCCATGTACGATATTATAG CTCATATCAATCATATACGGCGAATAGCTGGTGTTAACCACGTGGGTCTCGGAGCCGGTTACGACGGAATACTAAG TCCACCGGTAGAGCTTCCGGACGTTTCCAGTTATCCCCTGCTACTAGCCGAATTGACGCGAGACCGAAGATGGTCAGCCTCGGACATCAAGAAGTTGGTCGGTGGAAATCTGTTGAGGGTGTTGAAAGAAGTGGAAAATCACGCGGTTACGGTGTCGCATCATTCTCCGGCGGAAGAACTGATTTCTCAGCAGTTGATCGAAGACACCGCTTACTGCAGATATCACGACGAGTAA
- the olf186-M gene encoding ki-ras-induced actin-interacting protein-IP3R-interacting domain olf186-M isoform X2 — translation MRRQNGPVQQWIDSIPSPIKSSFSIKNEHQRELTEKPSISLLQTEPKDIPCFKGTKQPSMTVSAPINVPSTTSTNNATGLPSSLPHKLMRDPSLQSDSSHCSSVESLLELRKADPEAILLGLGFGGCSNSPQENGSFSRIPKRFLQPSKLKGIAINDFMKQQQETSESFDSVSLGYRGLTGSPYVAPSEIVQKIVQRLREHESHEHDPYSTYNSYEQYSPLQCNGTLSVLSPDNRQFLERPRSKSPDMRNKRMIIGQKSFAFGHDGDLIEIDPSDANRSPRDDSNDSNTIKNSETSDDLQNSDINHCKITETEKVIPKRLLFEDSIEFDNIDIDSSIQTYKENSNTQNTNFDENTDCKEDVSLNVTSYNLSDIRRASSGSCDTKIEKVSLTVQRRRYSDGFVQTTENTNETNLIRKRKTLKRQTRISDTDTTTDYYDSKASIPDTIQHKELECNLHKKTDASEHNESIRIKLTQNINENVNVKAENENENRIIKCSSHIFSEDTSNCIQSDSSSSSLIKRERQQDNNECCVEKNRSVNQEEETTCCCHTGTKKYWKKMEKIIQENKNLESMVAKNRREMREIREMLSSVLSVRLEPGF, via the exons ATGAGGCGTCAAAATGGTCCGGTTCAACAATGGATAGATTCCATACCGTCACCTATAAAATCAAGCTTCTCAATAAAAAATGAACATCAAAGGGAACTAACTGAAAAGCCTAGTATTTCACTGTTACAAACAGAGCCTAAAGATATTCCATGTTTTAAAGGAACAAAACAGCCAAGTATGACTGTTTCAGCACCTATAAATGTTCCTAGTACAACATCAACGAATAATGCAACAGGCCTACCAAG CTCATTACCTCATAAGCTGATGCGTGATCCTAGTTTACAATCTGACAGTAGTCACTGCAGTAGCGTAGAAAGTTTACTAGAATTAAGAAAGGCAGATCCAGAAGCAATTTTACTTGGCCTTGGATTTGGTGGTTGCTCAAATAGCCCACAAGAAAATGGTTCTTTTTCTCGAATACCAAAAAGATTTTTACAACCATCAAAATTGAAAGGAATAGCTATCAATGATTTTATGAAGCAACAACAAGAAACTAGCGAATCCTTTGATTCTGTATCATTAGGATATAGAGGTTTAACAG gATCGCCGTACGTAGCGCCCTCGGAAATTGTACAAAAAATTGTACAGCGCTTACGGGAACATGAAAGTCATGAACACGATCCGTATTCAACATATAATTCTTATGAACAATATAGTCCGTTACAGTGTAATGGTACACTGTCTGTACTGTCTCCTGATAACAGACAATTTTTGGAACGACCGCGTTCAAAAAGTCCTGATATGCGTAATAAGCGTATGATTATTG gaCAGAAGTCATTTGCGTTCGGGCACGATGGTGATCTAATCGAAATTGACCCTTCTGATGCAAATAGGTCGCCTCGAGATGACTCAAACGATTCTAATACTATAAAAAATTCGGAAACATCCGATGATTTACAAAACAGCGATATTAATCACTGCAAAATCACAGAAACAGAGAAAGTAATACCAAAGCGATTATTGTTCGAGGATAGTATTGAATTTGATAACATCGATATCGATTCGTCGATACAAACATATAAAGAGAATTCAAATACGCAAAATACAAACTTTGATGAAAATACTGATTGTAAAGAAGATGTATCTTTAAACGTAACTTCATACAATTTGAGTGATATCCGAAGGGCCAGCTCTGGATCTTGCGATACAAAGATAGAAAAGGTTTCATTGACAGTACAAAGAAGAAGATACAGCGACGGCTTCGTTCAAACTACCGAAAATACTAACGAAACTAATCTGatacgaaaaagaaaaactttgaAACGACAGACTAGAATAAGTGATACGGATACGACAACAGATTATTATGATTCAAAAGCGTCTATTCCTGATACTATACAACACAAAGAATTAGAATGTAACTTGCATAAAAAAACTGATGCTTCTGAGCACAATGAAAGTATTCGGATAAAATTAACGCAAAATATCAATGAAAATGTAAACGTAAAagctgaaaatgaaaatgaaaatcgcATTATAAAATGTTCTTCACATATATTTTCCGAAGATACGAGTAACTGTATACAATCTGATAGTAGCAGTAGtagtttaattaaaagagaaCGGCAACAAGATAACAATGAATGTTGTGTTGAGAAGAACCGGTCTGTAAATCAAGAGGAAGAAACAACTTGTTGTTGTCATACTGGTACtaaaaaatattggaaaaagatggagaaaattattcaagaaaataagaaCTTGGAAAGTATGGTAGCAAAAAATAGGAGAGAAATGCGAGAAATTCGAGAAATGTTAAGCAGCGTGTTATCCGTACGATTAGAACCTGGTTTTTAA
- the olf186-M gene encoding ki-ras-induced actin-interacting protein-IP3R-interacting domain olf186-M isoform X1 gives MDPENKSKDTVVKVTDWLRGIWEMRRQNGPVQQWIDSIPSPIKSSFSIKNEHQRELTEKPSISLLQTEPKDIPCFKGTKQPSMTVSAPINVPSTTSTNNATGLPSSLPHKLMRDPSLQSDSSHCSSVESLLELRKADPEAILLGLGFGGCSNSPQENGSFSRIPKRFLQPSKLKGIAINDFMKQQQETSESFDSVSLGYRGLTGSPYVAPSEIVQKIVQRLREHESHEHDPYSTYNSYEQYSPLQCNGTLSVLSPDNRQFLERPRSKSPDMRNKRMIIGQKSFAFGHDGDLIEIDPSDANRSPRDDSNDSNTIKNSETSDDLQNSDINHCKITETEKVIPKRLLFEDSIEFDNIDIDSSIQTYKENSNTQNTNFDENTDCKEDVSLNVTSYNLSDIRRASSGSCDTKIEKVSLTVQRRRYSDGFVQTTENTNETNLIRKRKTLKRQTRISDTDTTTDYYDSKASIPDTIQHKELECNLHKKTDASEHNESIRIKLTQNINENVNVKAENENENRIIKCSSHIFSEDTSNCIQSDSSSSSLIKRERQQDNNECCVEKNRSVNQEEETTCCCHTGTKKYWKKMEKIIQENKNLESMVAKNRREMREIREMLSSVLSVRLEPGF, from the exons ATGGATCCAg AAAACAAAAGCAAAGATACAGTTGTTAAAGTAACAGATTGGTTACGTGGAATTTGGGAGATGAGGCGTCAAAATGGTCCGGTTCAACAATGGATAGATTCCATACCGTCACCTATAAAATCAAGCTTCTCAATAAAAAATGAACATCAAAGGGAACTAACTGAAAAGCCTAGTATTTCACTGTTACAAACAGAGCCTAAAGATATTCCATGTTTTAAAGGAACAAAACAGCCAAGTATGACTGTTTCAGCACCTATAAATGTTCCTAGTACAACATCAACGAATAATGCAACAGGCCTACCAAG CTCATTACCTCATAAGCTGATGCGTGATCCTAGTTTACAATCTGACAGTAGTCACTGCAGTAGCGTAGAAAGTTTACTAGAATTAAGAAAGGCAGATCCAGAAGCAATTTTACTTGGCCTTGGATTTGGTGGTTGCTCAAATAGCCCACAAGAAAATGGTTCTTTTTCTCGAATACCAAAAAGATTTTTACAACCATCAAAATTGAAAGGAATAGCTATCAATGATTTTATGAAGCAACAACAAGAAACTAGCGAATCCTTTGATTCTGTATCATTAGGATATAGAGGTTTAACAG gATCGCCGTACGTAGCGCCCTCGGAAATTGTACAAAAAATTGTACAGCGCTTACGGGAACATGAAAGTCATGAACACGATCCGTATTCAACATATAATTCTTATGAACAATATAGTCCGTTACAGTGTAATGGTACACTGTCTGTACTGTCTCCTGATAACAGACAATTTTTGGAACGACCGCGTTCAAAAAGTCCTGATATGCGTAATAAGCGTATGATTATTG gaCAGAAGTCATTTGCGTTCGGGCACGATGGTGATCTAATCGAAATTGACCCTTCTGATGCAAATAGGTCGCCTCGAGATGACTCAAACGATTCTAATACTATAAAAAATTCGGAAACATCCGATGATTTACAAAACAGCGATATTAATCACTGCAAAATCACAGAAACAGAGAAAGTAATACCAAAGCGATTATTGTTCGAGGATAGTATTGAATTTGATAACATCGATATCGATTCGTCGATACAAACATATAAAGAGAATTCAAATACGCAAAATACAAACTTTGATGAAAATACTGATTGTAAAGAAGATGTATCTTTAAACGTAACTTCATACAATTTGAGTGATATCCGAAGGGCCAGCTCTGGATCTTGCGATACAAAGATAGAAAAGGTTTCATTGACAGTACAAAGAAGAAGATACAGCGACGGCTTCGTTCAAACTACCGAAAATACTAACGAAACTAATCTGatacgaaaaagaaaaactttgaAACGACAGACTAGAATAAGTGATACGGATACGACAACAGATTATTATGATTCAAAAGCGTCTATTCCTGATACTATACAACACAAAGAATTAGAATGTAACTTGCATAAAAAAACTGATGCTTCTGAGCACAATGAAAGTATTCGGATAAAATTAACGCAAAATATCAATGAAAATGTAAACGTAAAagctgaaaatgaaaatgaaaatcgcATTATAAAATGTTCTTCACATATATTTTCCGAAGATACGAGTAACTGTATACAATCTGATAGTAGCAGTAGtagtttaattaaaagagaaCGGCAACAAGATAACAATGAATGTTGTGTTGAGAAGAACCGGTCTGTAAATCAAGAGGAAGAAACAACTTGTTGTTGTCATACTGGTACtaaaaaatattggaaaaagatggagaaaattattcaagaaaataagaaCTTGGAAAGTATGGTAGCAAAAAATAGGAGAGAAATGCGAGAAATTCGAGAAATGTTAAGCAGCGTGTTATCCGTACGATTAGAACCTGGTTTTTAA